TCACTCACAGTAAATAGTGTTAGGTGCTGCCTTTTCATAGGCTTTTGTAATGCAATGAAAAAACCTCAGTCCCACAAACCCCCTTCCTTGTAAATGCCACTTAGACACAGGAAAAGATGAAACTATCTTTAATTTATATACAcgtttataagaaaaaaaaatattttaaataagaatgtAAATAGATATCTATGTGATTATATGGAAAGAGTAAGAGTGTGTAGGGGAAGAAAAAGCAGTAAAGCGGATATGGAGGCACAACAGATATTtggactctttttttattttttattttttttttttctggatgatttttttcctctcttggcAGTATTCTCAGGTTTCCACTGCAGCAACCCCCTCTTGGCCCAACAGCAAAGTGACGGCCATCCTGCAAGCGAGGGGGTGGACACTTGTTGCTGATTTATCATAGCAGGGGAGAGGCAGCAAACTCGCACAcagtaatgaaagaaaaatgcctTGCATTTTGAACTGCTGGCTTTCGCTCTGCACTGCTGCTGCCCACCCCTGCTGAAAGAGACAAGAGGACAAACGCAGACATTAAGCAAGGGAGACAGCAAGCCAAAAGACGACTTAACGGACTGCATAGCGACAGAGGAAACACTGCCAGATGTTTCTGACAGGCATCCAGCATGGCAGAAATACGTTGATGGATCTGTGTTTTGCCGAAAGCGTTGCATCTAGCTCGAGGCTGGGATTGCGATGGTCCTTATGCATCATGAAACCTCTCTGCTGGTTGGTGCAACtgtattattttgtacattCGGAGTTTCTCTCCTTTAGTCCTACACCCGACACTTTTCCAAATATCAAGCACTTATACTTTCCTGTTTCTCACTTGACACTAGTCCAAGGCCAGACAGAGCTACCAGCTGCCCCCCTGAGTTTTGCTTCCATGCCAGTAAGACTTCAGTcgatttgtttcagttttttctttgttcattatttttactccatgtctgccacaaaaaaaaatcagccataACTGTTTACAATTCATTCATGTACATAACACACTGTTCCGAAGGTGATGACAATGTCTTACTCGGGGTGCTGTGTCGTTTTTGAGCAGAACATGAGGACCCTCTGCTTGCTGCTCAGGGAGATAGCTGTAATCTCTTGTCCCTTTATTGCAAGTGTCATCTTTTTAGCCTTGTACTCCTCACACCCTTTGCACCTAAGACCCATAAGCATAATCACTGTGGACGTAAGCTCTATTTTTGTGAATGTTAACCACAAAGTGTCAAAGCCCGTCTTTGTTTGTCCTAATGTTGTAACAATCAAGTTCGGATTCATAGGATTTTAAAACGAaacaaaacggaaaaaaaaaaagtcagttagTGTTCAAACGAAATTTTATTATCAGggtttcatgtttcttttgctgtgatttttcAGTTATTCGTCAGTcttttatccacatttttctcatgtgtCTCCACCTTTGGTCTCGTAAAgtcagtgatttgttttttattttttaactaaagaCATTTaggaaaacatcaaacaaaaaaaagagtataTAGTTTGACTCCCCTTTTAGTTTCCCTGAATGACAAAATGTACTACAGGTATCTTACTAGTTCAAGAATAACAGTCACACAGCTCAATATATATTGTTGTCCAACCGGATACATTATAAGTGGTTTTGAGAATGTAATAAATGGTTTCTTTTCCTTTggagatgtttgtgtttgttttgtttttttctttttttggtgtgtAACTTTATCTTCTATGCTGGATTCGTGCAAAGGTTTTACGCCTTTATTCATGATCCAGCATGTCCAAAAGGAGTTTTGGAGCAACATACTAATCGGAGCCATTCAGCAAGCtacatgtttaataagaattaaattaaaattttagatgAACAAACATTCAGTGTTGCAACAattaaatgggaaaaacaaTTTAGTATTATTGTTTCCTGGTGCTTTCTGGTGTGAGGAATATGGCTCACCACCAGGGGTGCCATTGCTCAGGGGGCAATACAAGtggttggaaaaataaaagtcaaccGAGTTGCCactaagttgttttttgttgcctATCTACTCTTACAAGCAATCTGAAATTCAGAGCCCCGTGTTCTGCAAAGTGCGGGTACTGATAGAAAACCTGCAATGATGTTGAAGCTACTATCTGATTTGAAACTTCATATTTAATTCTGTAGTctaaaaaactgtcttttttttctggtgaatcTGGATTCCATTAGATCCtctttaaattctaaaatactTCAACTACTTTCAACTGAAAGGGTTTTTAAAGAACAGATTTAACCCGAATGGGTGAGGCATTTCCATCAATTCAGTTTCTTTGGCTTTTCTGAGGTCAGGATGCAGGGGTAGAGAGAAAAGTAGAAGCATCTTTTTGCACAAAAGGCCAGAAGGGACATGTGGGCCGTCCAGAGTATTCTGGATCTACCTGGTCTCCTCCCAACAGGACGTCAAAGGAAAAACTCCAAAGAGAAGCTTCCTAATCAGATGCCTGAGCAAATTCATGAGACTTATTTCCATCCAGAGGAGTAGCGGTTCGAGTTCCCCCTGCAATGATGGTGCTCCTTACCATACAAAAGAAggtcatttcatttaaatgtgtctGGGATCTTGTCCTTTCAGCCTTGATCCGTATGTCATTTCCTTACGTGTGAGCAGAAGGGTGAACAGCTTGGAAAATCAAGAGGTTTGCTCTTTGGTTCAGCTCTttcttcaccacaacagacCCAGAGCAACATCTGCATTGCAACAAATGAGACCACCACCATCTACATTACTCTTTAGTGAGACAGGAAGATGCCACTGAGCATAATTGTGGTGATTGTCTTTACAGTAGTCTTTCGTCAAGTGTTCATCCACAAAACTACCTCAGCAAAAGAAATACTGTTGGTCAATTCAGATTTCTGGTTTTGGTAAGGATGTGACAATTACTGACTCAAGTTTTGACCAATACTTTTTCTTATAAATGAGAGAAATGGCTTGCTGTCTCTCTTGTTGGATAAAAGATGCCATGGCAGGCTGTTGTGgacccaacaaaaaaaaaaaaacaattaaataaaggAACTACAAAATTATCCTCATTTATGCATCAAAGCACATTTCTTGAGCTCTACCTGATTTTAAGTCCAGGTTCTtgatgttttgacagaaaaatatagtagaaattttgagttttgacacatttaatgaataggaagaaaagaaaaaccttttaatctACTAATCGAGCCCCTGAAGTCACTCTTTCCcttctgattttgatttttttccacttgattGGTGCAGCTCTCGTAAAAAAGGTTGTGGGCTGGAGGGAATGGTTATAGTTGGAGGGAATAGCTCACCCAGGGTATTAACAGTCACTGTCATTCTACAACACAGTGGTGCCATTTACTATAGCCAgtagtctttattatttagggTACATATCTTGTCTGACTCCATAAAGAAATGTAGATTTTGTTGTGGTGATTTTCTCTTAGAATCATCCTCTGAGAAGCTGTTTTATTAATTTCGATtagtatttgtttaaaaactagATCAAATAttaactcaaaaataaacaataataacagAAGTAAAACTCTTAATACACATGCTCAAACATGGACTGAAGCCAAGCTCCGTAATAAGGTGAATTATAAATTAgtgcaataaaataattgtagAAGGAAGTGGACCGACCCACTGTTTGTGTCTACGTGTGTGTTTTGAACCAGCTCGGTTCCGCCCACTCTGGAAGCCAGGAAATTGTGGTTGCCTAGCAAGTTTCTTATCCGCGGAGCAAAGTTTGGAGACGTGCTTTCTCGACAGATTTAGGGCTGTAGTCGTTCACTTAAGcttttttgcacacattttccCGATCGAGGACAAGGAGGAAGCGCTGAAAAGATGTCGGTCGCAGGATTTAAGAAGCAATTTTTCAAAGCCAGTCAGGTAACCGAGTTGACTTCTTAGACATTAGCCAGTTGCTTCCACAGCTCCGCTGCTCTCCTACTTCTGTTGCTCAAGCCTTTAGCCACTAGGTTACCTAAAGTAGAAAAGATTTTCGGGAACCAAAACAAGCCTTCTAGGTCTGGTTAATGTTTTGAATTAGAGAAGACACAAATTTATGTTGCAGTTAAATTCTTTAAACCTGCCCTCTTTTAAGTTAGTCTTAAATTAGCTCATGCTAATCTCAGGTTTAACTAAATTTAGTAAGTTGCCAATCGCTCTGCTCTGGTTAGTTAATTAGTTAGTCTGTGGGGTTTAGATTTGGCTTCTTCATTTTAGAGCTAATACTgtcttttaaacaaagttttattcataaacatATAACTggagatgtttattttctatagTTTCGTTTTAACTAAATGCTCACTATGTTAGCGCCAGAGTACGCAGGATTAGCGCCATCTGTTCGAGAGGTTTATCTCTCCTAAATCAGACCTAAAGGGTTTTAGACATTGCAGTGACGGTCGGGTTTTAGTTTTGTCTAGTCATGGGGTAAAAGCGTATATTTTATATCGTATTTATCCCCACTATTGACATTTGAGGCAATATTATGATGATTGTGATGTAAGAGCCTAAATGAGTTGGTTAGTTCgtttaaattgtttacattCATAAGCATATTAGAACTGTATTTCTCCTTTCTCCATCAGACCTTAAAAGTCAATGTTTACTTATTTTcaacaaggggaaaaaaaagaagataacaTAAAGGAACTggaatgttttgcatttaacaggttttttttaatgaatttgaaTGAGTTTTGCCAAGTAATTTAATATGGCGTTCCTTGTTGGAGACTACATAATAGACGACGTAATAAGGCTCCTctggttttgttgcatttgttcAGTCAAGTTTTCGCTTGCAGTCACCTCTATTTTGAGGGTGACTGCTGAAGGCTTGTGGGTTAAATATGTAATTGTTCATACAAACATACCTCCCTGCATGTCATGACTTGCAAAACCAGTAGGCTCTGTTTTGGTGGCAGTATTGTTGCAGCAGGCGCTTGTTTTTGGTGGAACATCATACAAATGAAGTAATGGCTCTGTGCTCAGTAGTTACATCATTGGGAGATACTCAGTGTCATGTGATTGCAGATTAGAGCCTGTATGTAATTGACTGGTTTCACCCAAGATATTCGGACTTGTCACTCTGGGGAAATGACAGACGTGGTAACAATGACTTCATTCAGGTTCTGTCATTGTTCTGGCTCATTCACTGGGATGGTTTACTGCGGCGATAAATAGAACTGAGTCATTTTTAATTCCGACCATACCTCTTCTAGGTTAAAGGTTTGTCCAGTAGTTATACTTTGTAGCTAACATTGATAATAGGTGGGCGGTTGTACAGATGGTACGCTCTTGTATACCTCTACCATTGCAGTATGGATTGGTTACAACAGATGTTTTACATTCCAAATACTGAGGCGTGCTGTGTACCTGAGAAGTGCATCCATTTGCCATCCAGATTTCCTTTGGCAAATGCCTGGAAAAAACCCACTAATGCCAACTTGTTCATCTGGTTTTATaaggaatgaatgaaaatgaagagACTGATGACAAGGTTCAAGCAAATGCTGCCTAGCAGGATCTCGTTATGCTAATATAAGAAAGGAGCTGCTTTGAGGTTCttatgtaaagataaaaaatactaaGATAACATCTCTAAATTGgctttttcaaaatatctaCATGGAAGGTTAGCTGGCAACTGTTCCTGTCGGTCtattaagatgaaaaatataCACATAACTGTGGAATATTAATCATATGTTGTAGGGCTACTGCTAATGacacatatataaaatatacatataagtAAAGGCATAAAGCTGCTAAAATATCGCTCTAAACATAAAAGCCTGTCTGTGTGCAATCAgcaactgtaaaaataattgtcTGCACCAGTGGATCAGCAGCCGCCCCTCAGTGTTTTTTAGCTGCAAATCTTGgatgttgcttgtttttctgtggtttgCAATGAAACCCTGCGATTTATCATCAGTGACGTTGGTCTAATTCCAAACTTGAAGTCACTCTGGCCTTTGAGTATTTTAAATCAGGCCGTTTGACAGTGGATCAGATGCTTCACTGTTAGtctaaaaacttgtttttagacttttggtTAGACGGAGCCAACCATTGAATGGAGCTAAACTGGTTTGACATACGGAGCAATCACAGATGCACGCAAGTACCTGCAGGCTTTATGTGGGCAACAGGCATTTTAACTTGGCTGttgcttttgttaaaatgaaaaagtccaAATCATGAAAACTATACGTTTACTGCAAATCATTTTATTGGCAGTTGTAGCTGACGCAATTAGTGTAGGACGTAAATTGTTCATACTTCTGATTTTTTACTTATCTTAACCTTTTTGCGTAAATGCTGAAACAACCCCTTTTTTGCTGTTGAGTGTAATTGGGTTATTCTTCATTCATGTTTGGAGAGGTTTTTGAGATTATGTACATTCCAGACAAGCTAATTAAGTGGTATTATTAAAACTAGAGAAAATAATCTTCTGGTTAAATCCATCTGGTACATGTATCTATATTCTATACATGCAGACtagcacattttcagtcttCTATTGAGCTTTGAACCACTTGTGTAgttggtgtgtgggtgtgtgtgtgcaaaagagattataaagtaacatttttgcaCAGTAAAACAAAGCATTGCCTGTGGTCATCATGTAGGAAACTGTGATGCATTTGCTGACCTGATGGAAATGAAATTGGAGTTCTTAAGCACATACGAGGTTGCTCGCAGTGCAAAAGGACTACTTCTCATAAATTAGGAAGAAAAAGCATGGCGCTTTATAGTCCTGGACCAAGTCTTTAGTTCATGATCCTGAAACAACGACATGTCCCTGTGCGCTCCTTGGAGCTCAAAAAGTATCTGTTAAGTAGCTGAATTGTAATAATGTTATTACATCAACATTGAAATTTATTCTTGAAAGTAATCCTTCTACTTGCTTTATTTCCACAGATGATGAGTGAAAAGGTTGGAGGTGCAGAAGGAACCAAACTGGATGAAGACTTTAAAGAACTTGAAAGGGTAATTACAGCATAATTAACTGGATGATCTTGCTCAAATCAAATAAGGCTACAGATGATTCTTTGacaaatgttctcttttttttctccttttttgtttgcCTTCTCATGTCCCTCCAGAAAGCAGATGTTACCAGTAAAGCAGTAGTGGATGTTATTGGGAAAACATCAGAGTACCTGCAGCCCAATCCTGCGTCGAGAGCTAAGCTCACCATGCTTAACACAATGTCCAAAATCCGTGGGCAGGTGAACAGTCCTGGTTATCCCCAGCCAGAGGGACTCCTGGGGGAGTCTATGACTAAATATGGACGGGACATAGGGGAGGACAATAGCTTTGGTAAGACTTGTGGAGCCGTTTTGGGGATGTAGTGTGGACGTTTATCTATAGATCTATcgatatatattattttatgctCTTACAAAACAACCTCGTGTTAAGCCCGGGGGCATTTTTGGATGAAACAGGAAACCAAAAACACTCAGGGAAGTGAAAAACACTCTTACTTCTCATTCTGTTTGAAAAGCACATTCAGCTGGCATTTAGTGGTGAACTTCCCATCTTTAAATGAAAGCTCATTTTATAtccacacagaaaacagaatgcagtttgtttttattgtttgttgtgcTTGGtcaacataacataacattgaAAGCAGACCTAGTTTTTCTGTCGAGTTAACGTTTTGCATTTCACTCAGTTTTACAATTACTTTATTTAGAACTCAGCTCTATTCAAATTAAGAACCAAACTGGAAATGGAAGTAGAGAAAAGCAACTAGATGTTCAAGTTGAACTGACGGCAGAGTCTGTATTAAGAATGTTAAATATGAGTAGAAAACACTGATGTTCTTCCAGACTGGCTCATCTTTCTATAGAATACAAATCATTTTCCTTGGAACTTTAGCATTATGAAAATCACAAACTAAACTGCAGCTCTGCAAatctttttggggttttttttgttgttgtttttttttatgtaacattgTTCCACCCCTGCTGGGGAAGGAACTTGTGTTTGAGAAAGGGTCTGCAGTTATACATCGTGACTGTGCAAATATCTACTGATTTAATATTGACCCAAGGCAGTCAGAATTTCCTACTTTTCTACTTGTGTGTATTTTCTAGGCGGAGCTCTGGTGGATGTTGGAGAGGCGATGAAGAGGCTGGCTGAAGTCAAGGACTCCCTGGACATTGATGTGAAGCAGAATTTTATTGACCCACTGCAGGCGGTCGCTGACAAAGATATCAAAGATATTCAGGTAGGACAAAGATGTGATGAGTTTATCTACATACCGGCTTTGCACTGAACTGCAAGGTTTGTGCTTTGTAAGGCAGGTGCACtgggaaaaataacacaaaaaaaatcacggagacaatatgacatttttaatctcTCCCTCACCTCTGTGTGTTTAACTCACAGCACCACTTAAAGAAGTTGGAAGGCCGCCGTTTGGACTATGACTATAAAAAGAAGCGTCAAGGTAAAATCCCAGATGACGAGATTAGGCAGTCCCTGGAGAAGTTCCACGAGTCCAAAGAGATGGCTGAGTGCTCCATGCAGAATCTGTTGGAAACTGATGTAAGTTTGCAAATGCCTTGGCTTGATTTTCTGTCTTGCCTAAATGGATATCACataagttttcatttttctcttttaagcTGGTGAAAAGATGTTTAAGTTTTACCGCAACTAATCATGCAGAGGAGTCCATAAAACAAGTCATAGAGGACATGCTAAAGCAATTGGAAATAGTGAAGCAGTCTCCCATGTGATCGTCCATTATGATCCATGCAATATTGGGAATGTAATTGTATGCTGTCTAGCAATGCTGTCTGGtatttaatatgattttttttatttctcaagaGTGCAAAGGTAGATAAAACAGAGAGTAGCAGATGGAAACATGTTGGAGCCTTTGTAATAAGATGATGTTCTTCATCTTTGAGTTAACACAGCAAAGTTCAGCTTTTGCCCATCTAAGTGAACATTTTGGTTACACAGACCCTCACATAAATATATACtcatagaaaatacaaaaaaaaaaacaaattcactgCCCATTTATCCTAAAGGTTTATGTCTGGGTATGGGGCTGagatttttacaaacattaaacAAAGCTGTCTAAAACTGGTTTTGGGattctgtgtttgtctttgtatAATCCAAGCCAGACTTGAACAATTTTTTGAAATGGAGTCGATCTTAGTTtgcaaaataaagtgaaataaaatgctgttCAATTAGGTAAATCCTTTTCTAAGTgggcagattaaaaaaaaaaaaaaaaaaaaaaaattaaaaaaaaaatctaaaaaagtaGATTATATCATTTTCAATGAGAAATTTGTAGGAACCAAAATACTGAGAGATTTCAGACGGCATCATGATTTCAACACACAGTTAAGTTGGTAAAGTCAACTTATTGTATTTTACTAACTAAATTATTAGACGTTTTGTTGGAAGATAGCAATTCACATCAgtaaaaaggattaaaaactTGACCTTGGCATTCTCAGATACAGcaagtgaagtgaaaaaaagGGTCTGGTGTGTAAACATGGTTTCGGTGTGGTGGATTCGATATTTGAAATATTCCTCTTGTGACTTTATTCCACGTGTTGCAAGAtgaataaagaatatttaatataatcCAGTGCCTATTGTACAAATCTTCTAAAACTGTATTGAACATGGTTTAAATCAGAAAACTAGAATgcgtttttgtgtttctgtgactAATCCGTTAACAGAGTTTACCCTCTCTTTATAAAAATGAGCTCagatgggtgttttttttttttatgcatgctTCTTGAAACTGAGTCAGCACATCGAATCTTCAGGAACAGCTTGCTCCAGCTCATCTGCCTCTTTTCTTTCCATGGTGACTTGCTGTAAAAGCAATCTTGTGGAAAAACCGATGCTCCGTTCTTGTTTAAGTAACAAGAACGGCGCATCGGTTTTTCATGCTCCAGCAattctaattatattttgtattatATTATACTATAATTTCAGCAATTATTTACCTTAATTGCTCTAAAATATTCGGTTGATTCACATGTAGGTGGAGCAGGTGAGTCAGCTGTCTGCCTTTGTGGAGTCCCTGTTGCAGTACCACAGGCAGGCCACGGAGATCCTGGAGGAGGTCACAGAAAGATTGAAAGAAAGGTCAGCTCTGCCTTTACTGCTTATCCTATTAAAAAATGCGCTACTATTTAAAAATAGCTGTTGAATCAATATGTATATTTTCCATGTAATGAAACCTAAATACAACTGATTTCAGGTCtacataataaatatataaaagtaaaaatagttcCAACCCTCTGCGCTGATATCATGACCTAGTTATTCAGGAAAGTTCACAAACCTTGccaaataagattttttttatttaaatcccaCTTGTCGTCTTCTTTGGCTCTATCGCAAGCATTTTGAAGATTAGAATGtataaaaacactgacataaGATTAAGTTTGCATCTCCTCATTCTAGGGATACAtggacaattatttttaaagccaaAAGTTCCAAGAAATGGATTTCAATCTCCAGTCAGCTCAAGAAATGACTTCTGACAGTATATTGCCCGGGTCGACAACCTTTATGATCAAGCGTCACATTTGCCTTTTCTGCTACTAAATGAAATTTATGCAGAACCTACAGAcagatctgaaaatatttataaatgtctaTAAATTGTGGTGTGTTTTGCCATATTTGtatccattttaatttttttttcctaattttgcCGCATTCCAacatgtgatagaccaacataacATAAACTGtgaagtaaaagcaaaataataactaataatttGGTTTTGagtttacttttacaaataaatcctGAAAGGGTGGCAGACATTTATGTTCAGAAAATCCAAATCTAATTTGCAAGGACGACTCTGACTCGGTGGGAAAAACCACAGAGGAGGCCATTTAGGTTCCTTTTCACTTGCTCTATACTTGCACTGagatcagaaatgtaatttttgcattttattttgattccgATGCAGGCTAAATGAAGCTCAGTCCCGCCCGAAGCGTGAATTCAAACCTAAACCCAGACAATCCTTTGACTATGGAGACGAAGAGCAGTCGAATGGAGGATACTCAGCAGGTCCTGTGAGCCCCCCGGCATACACTCCTGGTAAAACtacttttgtgtattttactttatctttGTGAGTACGTGCCAATCCCCCCCGTCTTAGGAAAACACGTTGCACATCCGCATCGCCCTCCTGACAGAATTATTTCCCTTTCTGCAACATTAAGCAGCCCAAGCACAGTATCCACCTCCACCCGTCAAAAGACCCTCCGTCAAGAGCAAACCGCGTGAGTGGACAGAAGAAGATTACCTACTAATTAACCACAAAACTTGACTGCTTTCTTTGCACACGTGTGTGGCAGTGACATGGATGCACTTctctggctgtttttttttttttactaactcTATTGAATGTTTATTGTGTCAACTGATCCCTTTCAGCAGAGCAGAAcataaaaggggaaaaagtgTTGACTGTTTCTGCTACCAGATCTTCAGATGTATGGAATCATCAGCAGCTCCCgttatattatttttgatttatttaaaattgaacatttttaaatgaagttcCCAGTTCGAAGTTTGTAAATTTGGCTGAATTTTATACATCTGACGACTTCTTCAACGACCACTCAAACTTCTGAATCTCAAAATCTTTGCTAAATTCAAAACATCCTGTAAATGCTCTGATTTTGAGCTTCTGAAGTTTTCTTCATTAATCAGCTGAGAACTAATAAGTCATAACATTTCGCTTCCTCCTCTTTGAAACCTTCCACCAGTGGTGTTTTCTAGAGACTCTTCAAATGTCACAATAGTGACACCATATGTCTGAACTTATTTAAAGGATTCACACATTCATGCAGATTCTGACTGTACGTAAACTTCTGGCCAACACTGTGAGTCTTTATTTTAGTTACTGGACTTACATGTGCtttctttttccccttcttGCGTCTTCTCTTCATGTCTGTGTCCAGGGGAGCCGAGCTGTAAAGCCCTCTATGACTTTGTGCCAGAAAACGACGGAGAGCTGGGTTTCTACGAGGGGGAAAT
This is a stretch of genomic DNA from Gambusia affinis linkage group LG12, SWU_Gaff_1.0, whole genome shotgun sequence. It encodes these proteins:
- the LOC122840697 gene encoding endophilin-A2-like isoform X1, encoding MSVAGFKKQFFKASQMMSEKVGGAEGTKLDEDFKELERKADVTSKAVVDVIGKTSEYLQPNPASRAKLTMLNTMSKIRGQVNSPGYPQPEGLLGESMTKYGRDIGEDNSFGGALVDVGEAMKRLAEVKDSLDIDVKQNFIDPLQAVADKDIKDIQHHLKKLEGRRLDYDYKKKRQGKIPDDEIRQSLEKFHESKEMAECSMQNLLETDVEQVSQLSAFVESLLQYHRQATEILEEVTERLKERLNEAQSRPKREFKPKPRQSFDYGDEEQSNGGYSAGPVSPPAYTPAAQAQYPPPPVKRPSVKSKPREPSCKALYDFVPENDGELGFYEGEIITLVRQIDENWFEGRLRGQTGFFPNNYVEVIVPLSH
- the LOC122840697 gene encoding endophilin-A2-like isoform X3: MSVAGFKKQFFKASQMMSEKVGGAEGTKLDEDFKELERKADVTSKAVVDVIGKTSEYLQPNPASRAKLTMLNTMSKIRGQVNSPGYPQPEGLLGESMTKYGRDIGEDNSFGGALVDVGEAMKRLAEVKDSLDIDVKQNFIDPLQAVADKDIKDIQHHLKKLEGRRLDYDYKKKRQGKIPDDEIRQSLEKFHESKEMAECSMQNLLETDVEQVSQLSAFVESLLQYHRQATEILEEVTERLKERLNEAQSRPKREFKPKPRQSFDYGDEEQSNGGYSAGPVSPPAYTPGEPSCKALYDFVPENDGELGFYEGEIITLVRQIDENWFEGRLRGQTGFFPNNYVEVIVPLSH
- the LOC122840697 gene encoding endophilin-A2-like isoform X2 produces the protein MSVAGFKKQFFKASQMMSEKVGGAEGTKLDEDFKELERKADVTSKAVVDVIGKTSEYLQPNPASRAKLTMLNTMSKIRGQVNSPGYPQPEGLLGESMTKYGRDIGEDNSFGGALVDVGEAMKRLAEVKDSLDIDVKQNFIDPLQAVADKDIKDIQHHLKKLEGRRLDYDYKKKRQGKIPDDEIRQSLEKFHESKEMAECSMQNLLETDVEQVSQLSAFVESLLQYHRQATEILEEVTERLKERLNEAQSRPKREFKPKPRQSFDYGDEEQSNGGYSAGPVSPPAYTPAQAQYPPPPVKRPSVKSKPREPSCKALYDFVPENDGELGFYEGEIITLVRQIDENWFEGRLRGQTGFFPNNYVEVIVPLSH